Proteins encoded in a region of the Mycoplasma feriruminatoris genome:
- the potA gene encoding spermidine/putrescine ABC transporter ATP-binding protein: MENNILELRNVTKEYDGQVVLKGISFNVKEGEFITLLGPSGCGKTTILKIIGGSQNPNSGEILFEDKNLIPIPINKRQFNTIFQSYALFPHLNVFDNVAFGLTIKKTKKDIIEREVMRQIRQVGLEGYENKKIDELSGGQKQRVAIARALVMKPKVLLLDEPMAALDVKLRKTMQEELKRLQQDIGITFIMVSHDQEEALSMSDRIVVMNQGTIQQIGTPEEIYNEPENAWVANFIGSSNIITDGVFVEDHKIKFDGKVFECTDTNFGENESSIDIIIRPEDIIIKNPNNGFFNAKVIKTTFKGIHWEVVVETSRKRQWIIHTINEYDIDQQVSIKWKPANVHVMWKEVDN, translated from the coding sequence ATGGAAAATAATATATTAGAATTACGTAACGTTACTAAAGAATACGACGGACAAGTTGTATTAAAAGGTATCAGTTTTAACGTTAAAGAAGGTGAATTTATCACCTTACTAGGACCATCTGGTTGTGGTAAAACTACTATTTTAAAAATTATTGGTGGATCACAAAATCCAAATAGTGGTGAAATTTTATTTGAAGATAAAAACTTAATTCCTATTCCAATTAATAAACGTCAATTTAACACTATTTTTCAATCATATGCTTTATTTCCACATTTAAATGTTTTTGATAATGTTGCTTTTGGATTAACTATTAAAAAAACTAAAAAAGATATTATTGAACGTGAAGTAATGCGTCAAATTCGTCAAGTTGGTTTAGAAGGCTATGAAAATAAAAAGATTGATGAACTTTCTGGTGGGCAAAAACAAAGAGTTGCTATTGCTAGAGCTTTAGTTATGAAACCAAAAGTTTTATTATTAGATGAACCTATGGCTGCTTTAGATGTTAAGCTAAGAAAAACTATGCAAGAAGAATTAAAGCGTCTACAACAAGATATTGGAATTACTTTTATTATGGTTAGTCACGATCAAGAAGAAGCTTTAAGTATGAGTGATCGTATTGTTGTTATGAACCAAGGAACAATTCAACAAATTGGAACTCCTGAAGAAATTTATAATGAACCAGAAAATGCATGAGTTGCTAACTTTATTGGTAGTTCAAATATTATTACTGATGGAGTGTTTGTTGAAGATCATAAAATTAAATTTGATGGTAAAGTTTTTGAATGTACAGATACTAACTTTGGTGAAAATGAATCATCAATTGATATTATTATAAGACCTGAAGATATTATTATTAAAAACCCAAATAATGGATTTTTTAATGCAAAAGTTATTAAAACAACATTTAAAGGAATTCATTGAGAAGTAGTTGTTGAAACAAGTAGAAAAAGACAATGAATTATTCATACAATTAATGAATATGATATCGATCAACAAGTTTCAATTAAATGAAAACCAGCCAATGTTCATGTTATGTGAAAAGAGGTTGATAATTAA
- the potB gene encoding spermidine/putrescine ABC transporter permease, whose translation METKNVKDNNVIENKIINQDELEQVIETIEKQKKRESARLKVKDVNQYLSKTKLFHFTKDKIWPILAPFILVMSILVILPLVSILIYAFIQPADGITLFKISFDKFAKLFTSNGILYSLFLSILYAIVAGILCVLIGYPIALMMAQMRSKILARNMWVIVTMPMWISMLLKVLGLQTLFYLLADFAIGTPIAIIIGMTYMFLPFAIAPIYDSLESRRTDLEEAALDLGASKFKTFWSVTLRSSMPGVLTAFSLVLVQAATSLIVVHYMGGGRIYLVSAAIESYFFQGNDFGYGAAVSVVLAILVFGLMVVMKLVSNRFEMKGNKRKWKNS comes from the coding sequence ATGGAAACTAAAAACGTTAAAGATAATAATGTTATAGAAAATAAGATTATCAATCAAGATGAATTAGAACAAGTTATTGAAACTATTGAAAAACAAAAAAAACGTGAATCAGCTAGATTAAAAGTCAAAGATGTTAATCAATATTTATCTAAAACAAAACTATTTCATTTTACAAAAGATAAAATTTGACCAATTCTAGCTCCATTTATTTTAGTGATGTCTATTTTAGTAATCCTACCTTTAGTTTCAATCTTGATTTATGCTTTTATTCAACCAGCTGATGGGATAACATTATTCAAAATTTCATTTGATAAATTTGCTAAATTATTCACAAGTAATGGAATTTTATACTCATTATTTTTATCAATTTTATACGCAATTGTTGCTGGAATTTTATGTGTTTTAATTGGTTATCCAATTGCTTTAATGATGGCACAAATGAGATCAAAAATTCTAGCAAGAAATATGTGAGTAATCGTAACAATGCCTATGTGAATTTCTATGCTTTTAAAAGTATTAGGACTTCAAACATTATTCTACTTACTAGCTGATTTTGCAATTGGTACACCTATTGCAATTATTATTGGTATGACTTATATGTTTTTACCTTTTGCAATTGCTCCAATTTATGATTCACTAGAATCAAGAAGAACTGATTTAGAAGAAGCAGCTTTAGATTTAGGTGCTTCTAAATTTAAAACATTTTGATCAGTTACTTTAAGATCATCAATGCCAGGAGTTTTAACTGCTTTTAGTTTAGTTTTAGTTCAAGCTGCAACTAGTTTGATTGTTGTTCATTATATGGGTGGGGGACGTATTTATTTAGTTTCTGCTGCTATTGAATCTTATTTTTTCCAAGGAAATGACTTTGGATATGGTGCTGCTGTTTCAGTAGTATTAGCTATTTTAGTATTTGGTTTAATGGTTGTTATGAAACTAGTAAGTAATAGATTTGAAATGAAAGGAAATAAAAGAAAATGAAAAAACTCTTAA
- the potCD gene encoding spermidine/putrescine ABC transporter permease/substrate-binding protein, with the protein MKKLLKRSYFALVLLFIYAPILAMLVFSFNNGDTTIKWTHASFSWYESFFKNSPFIKSIITSLFVAVISTAISLVIGTLAAIGLSRVNRVTRNKWVSIANIPLINADVITAVSLMIIFLIMGLRFGLLTLIMAHISFNVPYVLVTVMPRLKKIDPSLIDASYDLGAKNHQVMFKVILPILKPAIITAAAIAFAMSFDDFIISYFTGGMQTNVSTFIYTAKKTRPFIFVFGTCLVVVIALSIITWNAINLIKQSRLETKQKLINNSYRLKTVSKLNKELNELKEILKTKTIVKKSHSLSLWIKYFILKTKIYFYKLKSLDKKISKLQWKQYKLKSKIQKEERYYSRLKKSEKKLKQLIKQFSSEKDVKKAAKLSLQIETLQEKVEFLKDQLEVIKEREQTANLKVKKLQNKIKLLKQDLSEEVNPSKKTINWYNKKIKYFEEWIIELEEGKDYYKLKLVVEKLKDLQNIKNNKINELTDQLNELINKIYVPILITKDIDLKIQKTTDMELLDKLHQKRQNIIDKFTKIYNHKIEQKNLVLLKINQKTDKLKTRLLPSQDENVSHSRSFISRSWKAILISFIGIGAFSGLTAAYVLNNIYDLVVANWGEYIDPSLIGEFEQQASERHNRRIRINYQIYNSNEILYNKLHTVDYDVMIPSDYMVQRLASENYLQKIDYSKLNIWGMFGGNDNKGFNLNHKDKDEFKNLQVNQSLLDLMLKSPIKLEDETKEVKTKNTNGTYLNTNSILDYSIPYLWGDLVIVVNPKDENIKFLEKEGVKFKNSSASSNKEKIEIDNSTLSWDILWKAAEAGKSIALNNDPKNVFMLGSQKLYQTVNLTKKSQIDEVGKDLTKLLSNTGVSLHSDDLISIVVREKFDFAVMYNGDAAYANYAHNEGDGDYEKASESLNFIYGRPNKKNDKNNRHESTNVFSDNIVIYKDAQNVDLAYEFINFLYENSTKITEYVGVTSPLDSTIEEMTAAPNSKKEEEESEEDEGGTYHEFKNLYDPITHQNGTKYETNNEQLSFTYNGKIDEYLVNSFNNLLANK; encoded by the coding sequence ATGAAAAAACTCTTAAAAAGAAGTTATTTTGCTCTTGTTTTACTATTCATTTATGCTCCCATTTTAGCTATGTTAGTATTTTCATTTAATAATGGAGATACAACTATTAAATGAACACATGCTAGTTTTAGTTGATATGAATCATTTTTTAAAAATTCACCTTTTATAAAATCAATTATTACTTCATTATTTGTTGCTGTGATTTCAACTGCAATTTCACTAGTAATTGGAACTTTAGCTGCAATTGGATTAAGTAGAGTTAATAGAGTTACTAGAAACAAATGAGTTTCAATAGCAAATATTCCTTTAATTAATGCTGATGTTATTACTGCAGTTTCATTAATGATCATCTTTTTAATTATGGGATTAAGATTTGGATTATTAACTTTAATTATGGCTCATATTTCATTTAACGTTCCATATGTTTTAGTTACAGTTATGCCTAGATTAAAAAAAATAGACCCAAGTTTAATTGATGCTAGTTATGATTTAGGTGCAAAAAATCATCAAGTAATGTTTAAAGTAATATTACCTATTTTAAAACCAGCTATTATTACTGCTGCTGCTATTGCTTTTGCAATGAGTTTTGATGATTTTATTATTTCTTATTTTACTGGTGGTATGCAAACTAATGTGTCAACATTTATTTATACTGCTAAAAAAACTAGACCATTTATTTTTGTTTTTGGTACTTGTTTAGTTGTTGTTATTGCTTTATCAATTATTACTTGAAATGCAATTAATTTAATTAAACAATCTCGTTTAGAAACTAAACAAAAACTAATTAATAATAGTTATAGATTAAAAACTGTTTCTAAATTAAATAAAGAATTAAATGAGTTAAAAGAAATTTTAAAAACTAAAACTATAGTTAAAAAATCTCACAGTCTTTCTTTATGAATTAAATACTTTATTTTAAAAACTAAGATTTATTTTTATAAACTAAAAAGTCTAGATAAAAAGATTTCAAAACTACAATGAAAACAATATAAGTTAAAATCAAAAATTCAAAAAGAAGAAAGATATTATTCAAGATTAAAAAAATCTGAAAAGAAATTAAAACAATTAATTAAACAATTTAGTAGTGAAAAAGATGTTAAAAAAGCAGCTAAATTAAGTTTACAAATTGAAACTTTACAAGAAAAAGTTGAGTTTTTAAAAGATCAACTTGAAGTAATTAAAGAACGTGAACAAACTGCTAATTTAAAAGTTAAAAAACTACAAAATAAAATTAAATTATTAAAACAAGATTTATCTGAAGAAGTAAATCCTTCTAAAAAAACAATTAATTGATACAATAAAAAAATTAAATACTTTGAAGAGTGAATTATTGAACTTGAAGAAGGAAAAGATTATTACAAATTAAAATTAGTTGTTGAAAAATTAAAAGATCTTCAAAATATTAAAAACAATAAAATTAATGAACTAACCGATCAATTAAATGAATTAATTAATAAAATTTATGTTCCTATTTTAATTACAAAAGATATTGATCTAAAAATTCAAAAAACAACTGATATGGAGTTATTAGATAAATTACATCAAAAAAGACAAAATATCATTGATAAATTTACTAAAATTTATAATCATAAAATTGAACAAAAGAATTTAGTTTTATTAAAAATTAATCAAAAAACTGATAAGTTAAAAACTAGATTATTACCAAGTCAAGATGAAAATGTATCTCATTCAAGATCATTTATTTCAAGATCTTGAAAAGCTATTTTAATTTCATTTATTGGAATTGGTGCTTTTAGTGGATTAACTGCTGCTTATGTTTTAAATAATATTTATGATTTAGTTGTTGCTAACTGAGGAGAATATATTGATCCTTCATTAATTGGTGAATTTGAACAACAAGCTAGTGAAAGACACAACAGAAGAATTAGAATTAATTATCAAATTTATAACTCAAATGAGATCTTATATAATAAACTTCATACTGTTGATTATGATGTAATGATCCCAAGTGATTATATGGTTCAAAGACTTGCTTCAGAAAACTACTTACAAAAAATTGATTATAGTAAGTTGAATATATGAGGTATGTTTGGTGGTAATGATAATAAAGGATTTAACTTAAATCATAAAGATAAAGATGAATTTAAAAACTTACAAGTTAACCAAAGTTTACTAGATTTAATGTTAAAATCTCCTATTAAATTAGAAGATGAAACTAAAGAAGTAAAAACAAAAAACACTAATGGAACATACTTAAATACCAATTCTATTTTAGATTATTCAATTCCTTATTTATGAGGAGATTTAGTAATTGTTGTTAATCCAAAAGATGAAAATATTAAATTTCTTGAAAAAGAAGGGGTTAAATTTAAAAATAGTAGCGCTTCTTCTAATAAAGAAAAAATAGAAATAGATAATTCTACATTATCTTGAGATATTTTATGAAAAGCTGCAGAAGCTGGTAAATCAATAGCTCTTAATAATGACCCTAAAAACGTATTTATGTTAGGTTCTCAAAAACTATATCAAACAGTTAATTTAACTAAAAAGTCACAAATTGATGAAGTTGGAAAAGATTTAACTAAATTACTTTCAAATACTGGAGTTTCATTACATAGTGATGATCTAATAAGTATTGTTGTTAGAGAAAAATTTGATTTTGCAGTAATGTATAATGGTGATGCTGCCTATGCAAACTACGCTCATAATGAAGGTGATGGAGATTATGAAAAAGCTAGTGAATCACTAAATTTCATATACGGTAGACCAAATAAAAAGAATGATAAAAATAATAGACATGAGTCAACAAACGTCTTTTCAGATAACATTGTTATTTATAAAGATGCACAAAACGTTGATTTAGCTTATGAATTCATTAATTTCTTATATGAAAATTCAACAAAAATTACTGAATATGTTGGTGTTACTTCTCCATTAGATTCAACAATTGAAGAAATGACTGCTGCTCCAAATAGTAAAAAAGAGGAAGAAGAAAGTGAAGAAGATGAAGGTGGAACTTACCACGAATTCAAAAATCTTTATGATCCTATAACTCATCAAAATGGAACAAAATATGAAACTAATAACGAACAATTATCATTTACTTATAATGGAAAAATTGATGAATATTTAGTTAATAGTTTTAATAATTTACTTGCAAATAAATAG
- a CDS encoding Abi family protein, which yields MKKPKEFKTFEEQIEILKSRGLKITDKQRTIEILKQENYYNIVNGYKDLFLEKNSFNNEDKFVEDTSFEELYSLFLFDRELRSVLLKYILLFERNFKTIVAYNFSKKYNKDNRVDSYLYPENYRDNYIEVLDFISALNKIIISKSEKTDYIKHYIEKYGHIPLWVAVNIMSFGNMTFMFKILKDEDKNQIVYYYVNRFLKTKELTSFESIIRDKTFLSGLKVLNIVRNICAHEERMYNAKFERITAKDISYIVDYDYYDKSKLIIVFMFLKIVLNEIDFSLLKDDLNKLFNKFSNAFSVISFNTILNEMGIKIEDFKRL from the coding sequence ATGAAAAAACCAAAAGAATTTAAAACTTTTGAAGAGCAAATAGAAATACTAAAATCTCGTGGTTTAAAGATTACTGATAAACAGAGAACAATAGAAATATTAAAGCAAGAAAATTATTATAATATTGTCAATGGCTATAAGGATCTTTTTTTAGAAAAGAATTCTTTTAATAATGAAGATAAGTTTGTAGAAGACACATCTTTTGAAGAATTGTACTCTTTATTTTTATTTGATAGAGAATTAAGGTCTGTTCTATTAAAATACATACTGCTTTTTGAAAGAAATTTTAAAACAATAGTTGCTTATAATTTTAGTAAAAAATATAACAAAGATAACAGAGTAGATTCATATTTATATCCAGAAAATTACAGAGACAACTATATAGAGGTCTTGGATTTCATATCTGCACTTAATAAAATAATAATTTCAAAAAGTGAAAAAACTGACTATATTAAGCATTATATAGAGAAATATGGGCATATTCCTTTGTGAGTAGCTGTAAATATTATGTCTTTTGGAAATATGACATTTATGTTTAAAATTTTAAAAGATGAAGATAAGAACCAAATAGTTTATTATTATGTTAATAGATTTTTAAAAACAAAAGAACTAACTTCATTTGAGTCTATAATAAGAGATAAAACGTTTTTATCAGGTTTAAAGGTTCTTAATATTGTTCGAAACATTTGTGCACATGAAGAAAGAATGTATAATGCAAAATTTGAAAGAATTACTGCAAAGGATATTTCTTATATAGTAGATTACGATTATTATGATAAATCAAAACTAATAATTGTTTTTATGTTTTTAAAAATAGTATTAAATGAGATAGATTTTTCATTATTAAAGGATGATTTAAATAAATTATTTAATAAATTCAGTAATGCATTTTCTGTAATTTCCTTTAATACAATATTAAATGAAATGGGTATAAAAATTGAAGATTTTAAACGATTATAA
- a CDS encoding chromate transporter, with protein sequence MLSFIAFLVTLLLLVFVSLSVFGGGQVFMPIFVWLWKSLDSWFNIPISEEFINTVFAVSNSTPGILSPKFAAITGYMIAQGQWWGFVAMIFTYLAFVLPAIFMMMIAIKYSEKFHQSTFFKRLIDIMNPVVTGIIIALAIQIFISCMFPYLIFNESVSEYWKFIDPNKPTNAMKFFTRWRLIALYCYVPIGIIVSLFLYLKKVPIFGLIFANIIFCLILFEPWLG encoded by the coding sequence ATGTTAAGTTTTATTGCTTTTTTAGTTACATTGTTATTGTTAGTTTTTGTTTCACTATCAGTATTTGGTGGTGGACAAGTATTTATGCCTATATTTGTATGATTATGAAAATCATTAGATAGTTGATTTAATATACCAATTTCAGAAGAATTTATAAATACAGTTTTTGCAGTTTCAAATTCAACACCAGGAATTTTAAGTCCAAAATTTGCAGCAATTACAGGATATATGATTGCTCAAGGTCAGTGATGAGGATTTGTTGCAATGATTTTTACTTATTTAGCATTTGTTTTACCTGCTATTTTTATGATGATGATTGCTATAAAGTACTCTGAAAAATTTCATCAATCTACATTTTTTAAAAGATTAATTGATATTATGAATCCTGTTGTAACTGGAATTATAATAGCTTTAGCTATTCAAATATTTATAAGTTGTATGTTTCCTTATTTAATATTTAATGAATCAGTTAGTGAATATTGAAAATTTATAGATCCAAATAAACCAACTAATGCAATGAAATTTTTTACAAGATGAAGATTAATTGCACTTTATTGTTATGTTCCAATTGGAATTATTGTAAGTTTATTTTTATATCTTAAAAAAGTACCTATTTTTGGATTAATATTTGCAAATATTATATTTTGTTTAATATTATTTGAACCCTGATTAGGATAA
- a CDS encoding chromate transporter, translating to MNKKEYTKPPTFWNIFVFILLITFIGFGGGNAIMPVIKRYAVEKYKWLDEDEFHQNVVLTNMLPGPAAIQTTAYIAFKSLSKFKAYLVVCLASMPHTFFAVGLIFAFNKIPTQYLVVVQIGVLVAITGALLGFGYNYFKKGRKVMKLSLWIILFLTTLIFSLFIPTPYNVPVLVMILVIAIYSTVFIIRTKKAKKIDNDEIKKGMK from the coding sequence ATGAATAAAAAAGAATATACAAAACCACCAACATTTTGAAATATTTTTGTATTTATATTACTTATTACTTTTATTGGTTTTGGTGGTGGTAATGCGATTATGCCTGTTATTAAAAGGTATGCAGTTGAAAAATATAAATGATTAGATGAAGATGAATTTCATCAGAATGTAGTTTTAACAAATATGCTACCAGGTCCAGCAGCTATTCAAACAACAGCTTATATTGCTTTTAAGTCTTTATCAAAATTTAAAGCTTATTTAGTTGTGTGTTTAGCTTCAATGCCCCATACTTTTTTTGCAGTTGGTTTAATTTTTGCTTTTAATAAAATTCCTACTCAATATTTAGTAGTTGTTCAAATTGGAGTATTAGTAGCAATTACAGGAGCTTTATTAGGGTTTGGTTATAACTATTTTAAAAAAGGTAGAAAAGTAATGAAATTAAGTTTGTGAATTATATTATTTTTAACTACTTTGATCTTTTCTTTATTTATTCCAACTCCATATAATGTTCCAGTTTTAGTAATGATTTTAGTAATTGCAATTTATTCAACAGTTTTTATAATCAGAACAAAAAAAGCTAAAAAAATTGATAATGATGAAATTAAGAAAGGAATGAAATAA
- a CDS encoding M17 family metallopeptidase has product MLKFNDKKEELTLVCLTDVNDKKYVVDADLTTSFISEDKTFYMVIKKDKKDLFRKVKLAFQKFVLENKSNVNIDVDSFFNLLDECDCKKKLINTIYETIAFETYDKVSYKKDAKPNQVVYNLLTSFDVKELEQKEAIKMEFVNFARTLQDTPPNIATSEYLASQIVKKASEIEGLKVTVLGKKQASELGMNLFLAVNAGSPYEPQAVVLEYIGDANEPKKALVGKGITFDSGGYNLKSSKYLEGMKFDMSGAAIMLSTVMALAKNKAKVNVVGIGMFTDNRIGSTATLPQSVVKSMNGLTVEIDDTDAEGRLVLADGITYVIREKQATEVWEASTLTGSVVSALGTYATGVFTHCDKRWEIVKNASKFSGERMWRLPLYEEHLEEVQNDAINADITNATKNYEAESSKAASFLNEFREDKPYVHFDIAGTDSIKGRGQGVLVRTLFEIFNR; this is encoded by the coding sequence ATGCTTAAATTTAATGACAAAAAAGAAGAATTAACTTTAGTTTGTTTAACTGATGTTAATGACAAAAAATATGTAGTAGATGCTGATTTAACAACCTCATTTATTAGTGAAGATAAAACTTTTTATATGGTTATTAAAAAAGATAAAAAAGATCTATTTAGAAAAGTTAAACTGGCATTTCAAAAATTTGTTTTAGAAAATAAAAGCAATGTTAATATTGATGTCGATTCATTTTTTAACTTATTAGACGAATGTGATTGTAAGAAAAAATTAATCAATACAATTTATGAAACAATTGCATTTGAAACATATGATAAAGTAAGTTATAAAAAAGATGCTAAACCAAATCAAGTAGTATATAACTTATTAACTAGTTTTGATGTTAAAGAACTAGAACAAAAAGAAGCAATAAAAATGGAATTTGTAAACTTTGCAAGAACTTTACAAGACACTCCACCAAACATTGCAACAAGTGAATATTTAGCAAGCCAAATTGTTAAAAAAGCTAGTGAAATTGAAGGTTTAAAAGTAACTGTTTTAGGTAAAAAGCAAGCTAGTGAATTAGGAATGAATTTATTTTTAGCAGTTAATGCCGGATCACCATATGAACCACAAGCTGTTGTTTTAGAATATATTGGAGATGCAAATGAACCTAAAAAAGCTTTAGTTGGAAAAGGAATTACTTTTGATAGTGGTGGATATAATTTAAAATCTTCTAAATATTTAGAAGGTATGAAATTTGATATGTCAGGAGCTGCTATTATGTTATCAACTGTAATGGCATTAGCAAAAAATAAAGCTAAAGTTAATGTAGTTGGAATTGGTATGTTTACAGATAATAGAATTGGATCAACTGCTACTTTACCTCAATCAGTAGTTAAATCAATGAATGGATTAACTGTTGAAATTGATGATACAGATGCTGAAGGAAGATTAGTTTTAGCTGATGGAATTACTTATGTAATTAGAGAAAAACAAGCAACTGAAGTTTGAGAAGCATCAACTTTAACTGGATCAGTAGTTTCAGCTTTAGGAACTTATGCAACTGGAGTATTTACTCATTGTGATAAAAGATGAGAAATTGTTAAAAATGCTTCTAAATTTAGTGGTGAAAGAATGTGAAGATTGCCATTATATGAAGAACATTTAGAAGAAGTGCAAAACGATGCTATTAATGCAGATATTACTAATGCTACAAAAAACTATGAAGCAGAAAGTTCAAAAGCAGCTAGTTTTTTAAATGAATTTAGAGAAGATAAACCTTATGTTCATTTTGATATAGCAGGAACTGATAGTATTAAAGGAAGAGGACAAGGAGTTTTAGTTAGAACTCTATTTGAAATATTTAATAGATAG
- the pepF gene encoding oligoendopeptidase F encodes MKRPEALKEYKWDFDYLYKTQEEWKKDLDYLVEISKEFKDFKNRLHEKEVFFKCLDLEEKIDFISNKLSTYTRMGDTDQADEVYRTLEALLMNVLQDISIQTSFISPETKKIGFETISKWLKETNGYDRYLYGYEKFFEQAKHILSEHDEGLLSKISKGNSAIDNMYDTLAYADRQEETINYKGVNQVLTNSLYQEILQDSDPINDQELRLKAGEIFSKNFTSKKHSFALIYEGILQADNQDNELRNYESSLQASLSSDSIPVDIYLKLLEVGKKYIKPLEDFLLLTKKHFKLDKFYPSDRQLKLVKEYNQTFTVEQAKDHIRNALSVLGDEYLKNLEISWGPNKIDYYEDTNKRDGAYSTGGHGVDPIILMNWDDKLNSVNTLAHECGHSVHTLFSEQNQVYPLSQYPIILAEVASTVNEHILFDYMYKNAKLKEEKIYLLQHRIFDLVSTFYRQIQFADFEYRASLLVSKQTPLTSEVLRDLFREVEDDYGYKVFDKLENENQTGYGWPRISHFFHSPFYVYKYAIDVTASYKLYDDIKKGNIKTTLDFLKAGGSKEPLQIMLDAGIDFNKEETYLPLINGIKDHIKELEELLNK; translated from the coding sequence ATGAAAAGACCCGAAGCTTTAAAAGAATATAAATGAGATTTTGATTATTTATATAAAACTCAAGAAGAATGAAAAAAAGATCTAGATTATTTAGTTGAAATTTCTAAAGAATTCAAAGATTTTAAAAACAGATTACATGAAAAAGAAGTATTTTTTAAATGCTTAGATTTAGAAGAAAAAATTGATTTTATTTCAAATAAACTTTCAACTTATACAAGAATGGGAGATACTGATCAAGCTGATGAAGTTTATAGAACTTTAGAAGCTTTATTAATGAACGTATTACAAGATATTTCTATTCAAACTTCTTTTATTTCTCCAGAAACTAAAAAAATTGGTTTTGAAACTATTAGCAAATGATTAAAAGAAACAAATGGTTATGATAGATATTTATATGGTTATGAAAAATTCTTTGAACAAGCAAAACACATTTTAAGTGAACACGATGAAGGATTATTATCAAAAATATCTAAAGGAAATAGTGCTATTGATAATATGTACGATACTTTAGCTTATGCTGATAGACAAGAAGAAACTATTAATTATAAAGGTGTTAATCAAGTATTAACAAATTCTTTATATCAAGAAATTTTACAAGATTCAGATCCAATTAATGATCAAGAATTAAGATTAAAAGCTGGTGAAATTTTTTCTAAAAACTTTACTTCTAAAAAGCACAGTTTTGCTTTAATTTATGAAGGAATTTTACAAGCAGATAATCAAGATAATGAGTTAAGAAATTATGAATCAAGTTTACAAGCAAGCTTAAGTTCTGATTCTATTCCAGTTGATATTTATTTAAAACTTTTAGAAGTTGGTAAAAAATATATTAAACCATTAGAAGACTTTTTATTATTAACTAAAAAACATTTTAAATTAGATAAATTCTATCCAAGCGATAGACAATTAAAACTAGTTAAAGAATATAATCAAACATTTACAGTTGAACAAGCAAAAGATCATATTAGAAATGCTTTAAGTGTTTTAGGTGATGAGTATTTAAAAAACTTAGAAATCTCTTGAGGTCCTAATAAAATTGATTATTATGAAGATACTAACAAAAGAGATGGTGCTTATTCAACAGGTGGACATGGTGTTGATCCAATCATTTTAATGAACTGAGATGATAAATTAAACTCAGTTAATACTTTAGCTCATGAATGTGGTCATTCAGTTCATACTTTATTTTCAGAACAAAACCAAGTTTATCCATTAAGTCAATATCCAATTATTTTAGCTGAAGTTGCTTCAACAGTTAATGAACATATTTTATTTGATTATATGTATAAAAATGCTAAATTAAAAGAAGAAAAAATCTATTTATTACAACATAGAATTTTTGATTTAGTATCAACTTTTTATAGACAAATTCAATTTGCTGATTTTGAATATAGAGCAAGTTTATTAGTAAGTAAACAAACTCCATTAACTAGTGAAGTTTTAAGAGATCTATTTAGAGAAGTTGAAGATGATTATGGTTATAAAGTATTTGATAAACTAGAAAATGAAAATCAAACTGGTTATGGATGACCAAGAATTAGTCATTTCTTCCATTCTCCATTTTATGTTTATAAATATGCAATTGATGTAACTGCTAGTTATAAATTATATGATGATATTAAAAAAGGAAATATTAAAACTACACTTGACTTTTTAAAAGCAGGTGGATCT